The genomic interval CACCGGCGGAGCAGGGGCGGCCGAGAAGGTCGAGCCCATGCTGATCGAGGCCGGCTTCTCCGGAACCATTGCCGCGCTGCTGGCCATTACCTTGGTCGTCGCGCCGTTGACCATGATTACCATCTTGTTTGGCGAATTGGTTCCCAAGGTCTTCGCGCTGAAGAACAAAGAATGGATCTGCTTAAAACTCTCGCCGCCGATGGAATGGTTTTCTTACGCGGTTTGGCCAGCCGTCTGGTTCTTTGAAAGGTCCGTCACCGGCATTGTCTCGCTTTTCGGCAAAGGTCAAAGCAGTGAAGGAAATGTCTCGGAAGCGGCCATTCGCGAACTACGCGGTGCGGCGTCACTCGCGCGCATCAGTAAGTTGATCGGTCGCCGCGAAGAAGGGATCATCGTCAGCGCGTCCAGGCTTTCAGCCACACCGCTATCCGATATTATGCTACCAACCGAATACGTAGGCATGCTTCCTGCAGACGAAACCATGGAGAATGCATTGCAGCTGGCCTATCAAACGATGCACACGCGGTATCCGGTCACGCTGCAACCAGGCAGTCCGCAGCAAATTACGGGATACGTCAATTTGAAAGATATCGTGGCCGAAGAAACCAACGGCAACGCGAACCAAAAGGTGAGTACGTTGACCCGACCAATCATTTCGTTCACGGCGAAAGCTTCGGTTTCTGAATGTCTCGAGCGGCTGATGCGCGAACGTCAGCATATCGCCTTAGTTCGCGAGGACGATCGTGTCGTCGGGATCGTGACGCTGGAAGATATCGTCGAAGAGATCATCGGCGAAATCCACGACGAGTTCGATCGCCTGCCGACTTACGTTCGTCGCAGTGGCGATGGTTGGATTGCCGGTGGATTCGCCTCGCTACATCACCTGCAACATGTTTCTGGGCTAACGCTCAAGCCTGTCAGCGAAAAGCCGGTGCTGAATGTGAACGACTGGATTTTAGAACATCTCACCGATCCACCGACCCATGGTATGACCTTTCAGGACGAAAACCGGCGGGTGGTGGTTCGTAAGACAAAAGGGGCGCTCGTCCGTGAAGCGTTTATCTATTCGCTTCCTGAAGAAAACTGAACTGACACTTGCGTCGGCGAACTAGCAAAACGCGTGAGGCCATTGTAATTTATCGATCGTTCGTCACGCGAACTCAGGCTGCCGCAGTCGCATCATCCGTTGAACCGAATTTACATCGCAGCCAAAGTGATAAAGCGATCGATGCTTCTTATCGATGATGACAATCTGCGAGAGCGGCGGCATTAGTTCTGCATAGACGTCTTCCGGAATATCGGTGCAATAGCTGAGCACCGCCTCCTTCAGACTCAAATGCTTCCGTTGCGTGTTGTTCTCGATCCACTTCGTGAGCATGAACTGAAAGTGAATTAAAAAGTCGGTTGCTGCGTGATTCGGATGCAGCGCTAAAAATACACTTTCCGAGAGTCCCACTTCCAGATTGTACTGCGGAATGCTGTCGGCCAAGTTCCAACGGGAAACCAGCTGGTATTGCAAGGAAGAGGTGTCTTGTTCGTAGCAAGACTGCATCTGAGCAGCCGAAACGCGATCGGCCAACGAAGCGTAGACTAGATCGGCATTGATCAACATGTGGGTCCACGTCAGAAAACGACCGGTAACACTCGCTTCGTAGGTGAACGTCTCCCACTGAACGTTCCGAACACGAGTCAGCGGAATATTAGACTGGGTGGGTACCATGTCGATGATCGGCCGGTCATGCGACGGAAGAGGAGCGTTGTCGTAAAGCTCCAAGTAGCGTTCGGCCGCAATCGCAATCGGCAAGGGAAACATCTCGCGATCGAATACATTCCGTATCACCAAATCGTCCCGCAGCACAGGTTCCGGCACCAGAATGTGCTGGTACGTCCGCTGCCCCAGGTCGTCTACCTCGTTCAAACAGATAATACGAACCTCGTCGTCGAGCCCTTCAACCGGATCTTCCAGGCAGCCATAGAGGATATCCAAGGCATCCAGCATTTGGCTTTCGATATCGAGCATCGCTTAATCTTCCTAAGATGCTTACATGGTGTTCGTCTGAGGTGTCTTCCGCTTGCCGGCCGCGGAACAGGTCCGGCACGTATTCGCAAGACATTCCCAGCAAAGCTTTCAACAAACGGCTGGAAAAGGTTAGGTCACCTAGAAAGCGCAAGAGGTAAGCAAGCCGCAATTTATTCGCGGACGACCGTTAGATTCGGTACGATCTGAAGCATGAACCCCACGAATGAGAGTCCGACGAAACCCCATCGCGGTCGCTGGCTACGCTTCAGCCTGCGGTCGTTCATGGTATTAATCGTATTGCTGAGTGTACCGCTTGCCTGGCTCGGCCAAAAACACGCTCGAATGCGTATTGAAGATGAAGTGGTGGACATGATTCTTGCGGCCGAAGGGACGGTGATTTACCCACATCAGAAGGAAGCTTCGCAGGATGGTGGGTTTTATAAGAGCTCCAAGAACCCAGCCCCAGGTCCGAAGTGGATTCGAAACATCCTAGGCGAGAATCTCTTTGCCAGCGTTCAATACGTTTGGCTTACCAACGATCAAGTCGACGACGAGCTGATCGCCAACTTATCTCGCTTACAAAATTTAGAGGTCGTTCTCCTGAATTCATCCTCCGTGACGGACAAGAGTATCGATTCACTACTAATGGTATCTCAGCTAAAAGAATTGACTCTCGATGCTGACCAGGTTTCACCGCAAGCTTTCAACCGACTGCGTACGCACCCAATAATCGAATCTCTGGAGTTGTTCGGAAGCCTTGCTTCTCCCGGGCAACTAAAGCAGTTCGAACCATGGCCACAGCTAAAACATTTGACGCTTCACGCAAATATGGCAAGGGACGAAGACTTGCTACCACTGCTCAGCTCTACCAAGTTGCAAACGTTAACATTAAATTTCATGCCTCAAATCACCTTGAAAGCTCCGAAATTGCTGGCACGACTTGATTCGCTGGAAGAACTATCCGCGATTGGCTGCAGCGTGGACGATCGTTCGGTTGCGGCGATCGCTCAAATGTCTTCGCTAGTCAAGCTAGATCTATTTCGATCCGACATAACCGACAACGGCCTTCCTGACCTGAAGCGACTTACGAAACTAGAAGTTCTCTCTCTCAGAGAAACGGCAGTCACAGTCGAGGGCCTTCAGGCATTGCAAGGCATGAAGTCACTCAAAGAAATCATCGTCAGCCGAAACCAAGGTATCCCCGCTGGCAAAGTTGGCTCGGCCAACGTTGTCGTTAACAACTAGTAGATAAACAGACCTAAAAAAATAGAGCGTAGGGTGGCCCAGAGTTTTATCTCTGGGTCGGCATCGCCGACAAGCGGCTAATGCGAGAACGTGATCTAAACGTTAGGCACCCATCTTTATTCCTGCCGGGAACATGAGCCGCGTGTGGCCTGCGGCCATTTGAGATATAAAGCTCTGAGACGCTCGCTAATTCAGCTCGGACGGACCACCAAGCATCCAGCGAATAACCGTGAACTCATCCCAAGATCCCCCATCTGCCAGCGAATAACTGGCCGCGAAACCATTAACTTTTCGCGCCCATCACGATTCGCGTCGCCACCATCGACCCTACAGAGGGGACAACCGTTGCAACCTGCACGCGGCGCGATACCATCAGGTCGCACGGCTTTTGCGCAGTGCTACAGTTGAAAAACAATGGGCATTAGACTGCGGACATCTTAGGGGGATACTTCATGACTTGGTTATTGATGGGGCTCGTATGCGGGCTCATGGTTTACGTCTTCTTTCGCGTCGTTTTGACGGCGTTCTATATCATTCCGCCTGATCAACGGGCCGTGATCACCACGTTTGGTCGGGCCGAGCGATTGAGTGAAGAGTTCGTCGAACCGCTGGACGATCCGAACCTGAGCGAAGACGAGAAGAAACGCTACACCTATCCCAAGGTCCGCGTCGTCGGCCCAGGCGGCCCTTACTTTAAGATGCCGTGGCAGAAAGTGCATAAAGTGAGCGTCGCTACCCGCAGCGTCGACCTGGTGTGGGACCCCACGAAGAAACAGGAAACGATCGAAGCGGTCACCAAAGATAACCTGACAACCGGCGTGAACGGCCAGATTCGCTACCGCGTCGACGAGAACAATCTCTACGCGTTCTTATTCGGAGTTTCGAGCCCTCTGGAACACATCATGGGCTATTTCGTGAGCGTGCTTCGTGAACGCATCGCGACCTTTAGCGACCCCAAGGGAGCCAGCCTGTTAGCCAAGCCGACCGACGACGAGGATGAAGGGCAAACGAGCGTTTACCTTTCCGAAGGCGTTTCAATCAACGACCTGCGCAAGAATCTTCCGTTGTTGAACTCGTACATGGAAGATCAATGCCGCTGCACGCCGGGGCGCTATGGGGTAGAACTCGATGCGGCGCTGATTACCAGCATCGATCCGCCGCCGGAAGTCGACCGCGCGTTGTCTGCCATTAACAGCACACGTAACCAGGTGGCCGCTGACCTGAGCACCGCCCAGGCCGATGCCGAACAGCAGATCACGATGAGCAAGCGAGCCGTCGACATTGCCTCGAACAACGCTCAGGCCGAAGTTGCTCCGCTGCGAGAACTGGCCCGTACGCTGACGCAGATCAAACAAGAAGGGGAATCGACCGCCTTGCATGCCTACCTCCGCGACTTGAAGGTGCCGCTGCTATCCCGCGCGGTCAGTGTGGTTCAAACCCGCGAAGAAAAATAGCGTGTTCCCAAGAGACGCAGGGACAAAATTCACCATTCATATACGCGAGATTCAATCATGTTTTTCTTTGGCATATTCGTCGGACTGGTAACCATTCCGATTCTTTTGAAGCTGGCCACCAGCTTCGGTTTGTACGTCATCGTTCACGAGTGCGAGGCCCAGGTTTACACGCTCTTTGGTAAAGTCATCGGCACCATCGACGAGCCTGGCTTGCACCTGCCGATCTCGAAGTTCGGCCTGGGTGCGCTGCTCGTTCCCTTGTTTGGCAAACGGCACGTGGTCAGCACGGCGCTGCGTCAACATTACCTTCGCGGGCAGATGGTCAACTCCGAAGAAGGCACACCCATGGGTGTCGGTCTGTGGTACGAGATGGAAGTCAACGACCCGGTTGCTTACCTGTTTATTAATACGAACCCCGAAGGTTCGCTTCAGGCCAACGTCGCTTCCAGCGCAATCAGCACGCTGAGTAACCTGGAAATGGACAAGATGCTGGAAGACCGTCACAGCTTGAGCCGAACGGTTCGGGCAACCGTTTCGCCCCTTTCCGAGAAGTGGGGCTATCGTCTCGGTTCGGTCTATATCCGTAAGGTCTTCTTCACCGACGTGCAGATGGTGCACAACATTACCGATAAGGTCGTCAAGCGTCTGATTCAGGTCACCAGTGCGATGAAGCAGGACGGCGAAAACCGCGTTGGCTTGATCAAAAGTGAAACGGCCAAGGAAGTCTCGCAAAAGATGGCCGAAGCCGGTGCGATGCGGCCTGACATCGTGGGTAAGATGCTGAACGAAATCGGCAAGAACGACCCGGAGATTCTGGAATCGGTGCTCGAGGTGATGGAAGTCGAGCGACTGCTAGACTCGAAGGCCGAGGTCAGCATCATCCCGCGCGGAGCTAATGTGCTTTTCAACCTGAATAGCGGCAACGGCAAATCGAGCGGTACGCAGTACGTTCAGGCTGAGAACTAACGCGTTGGGCAACAAACTTTAAGAAACAGGCGGTCCAGGGTATTCAACCTGGATCGACTAAGCCAGCTCGTTGCTCTCTGTGAAATGTAGAGACGGGCCTTCGGGTTCGTGCCGCAATCAGTTAGCCCATTGTTTTGGTATTAGGTGTGCGAAGCCATGCGAGACGATCCATTTCGGCACGATGCCCTAAAAAGTTCGGAAGGGCTCAGTGCCGTCACCATCTATAAACTGATGGCCGGCACGCTGCTCATTGTGCTCGGTGTGGCGTTGGGTATTTACGTGGCCAACGCGACGCTAGAGCTAATCTATGGGCAAGAAGCCCCGCCGCTGATTGCTCGCATCCAAGATATCGCGGAGGAGAAAGCCGCCGCCGAAGTAGCCAATCAAGATGTGCCGGTGATCAAGCTAGCACCTGACTTAATGCAGGCCATTCTCTATGGGCTGACCTTCTTCCTTCTCATCATCCCAATTTCCGTCGCCTCGATGCTAGTAGGAGCCGGCGTCAAGCTGATGCAAGGAGAAGCCAACGAGGCCATCGCGATGCTAGCAGAGCGGTTGAAGAAGTCAGAAACCTAGCACCAGACCGGGCGGCCCATCTGATCGATCTTTCCTCACGAGCATCCTCTTGGTATCCTTCCTGCGAACTTAGATAGCAGGCCACTCGTCAGGATGGGAATTACTAATGGACTTGGAAGCTTCGTCGTCGGTTTGGACGCGATGGTTCTGGATCTTTGCGCTGACGCACGTTGTCGTCTGGTCGCTGATGCCCATTCTGACCGCAGCCAACGCCCCGTTAGATACGATCGAAATGATCTACTGGGGAAACCAATGGCAGTGGGGTTACTACAAGCATCCTCCGTTACCGGCCTGGTTGGCGGCCGGTTCGAGTAACGTATTTAGCGACCCTGCCTGGGCTTCGTATATCGTTGCCCAAGCATGCATCTTGGCCTGCTTGTGGGCGGTTTGGGAAGTCGTTCGCGATCGGAACCAACCATGGATTGCATTGGCCGCGGCCGCGCTATTGGAAGCCTGTGCGTTCTATAACTTCACCACGATCGAACTGAACAATAACATGGTCCGCCGGGCCATGACCGCGCTAACGGTGTTGTTTTTGTACTGGGCAATTACCAAGGGACGTCTAGCGTACTGGGCAGCCGCCGGCGTGTTTGTTGCGCTAGGCATGCTTTCTAAATACGACCACGGCATGTTAGTGCTGAGCCTGGTCGTGTTCGCCGCGATTCACCCTCAAGTGCGTGGTTTGTGGAAAACACCGGGCCCCTATGTCTTGATCGGCGTTTCGCTACTGCTGTTCGCGCCGCATATATGGTGGATGGTCGAAAATGACTTTATTACGCTGAAATACATCCAAGATCGCACGCACACTGAACCCAACGCCTGGAATCACCTGTGGATGCCGGCCAGATTCCTCGGAGAACAGCTTGGATCGATCGCAGGTATGCTGATCGGTTCGATGGCGCTACTCGGATTCTTCTGGAAGTGGCGAACCGACCTCAACGAGAAAGACCGCCTGGCACGCGACTACCTTTTGGCTGTGGTGGTAGGGCCGCTCTCGATCGCGGTGTTCGCATCGCTGGCCACCGGCGGAATGATTCGCAGCATGCTCGGGGCTCCGATCTGGATCTTTCTGCCTGCGTTGTTGGTGATGTGCTTTGAGCGCCGCCGCCAAGATCCACTTACCTGCGGCCGAGTTGCTGTCGCCTGCGCTACGCTAAGCGTTATCTTCGCAATCGCCGTTGGCGTCCGCAACACCTACGGGACCGCGATACGTGAGAAATACTTGCGCGTCGATTACCCCGGCGATCAACTTGCCGCCGAGGTGCAACTTCGCTGGCAATCGGTCGGCCAAGTGGGTCAACCTCCCACGATCGCCGGATCGTGGTGGCCGGCAGGCAATGCGTCGGTCTATGCCGATCGGCCGGTCGATGTGTATCCCGAATGCAATCCTCACTGCGCACCTTGGATCGACGAAACCAACATTCACGATCGAGGCGCGGTCGTCGTGTGGGAAAATTCAGAGGTTAGCCCCCCACATATCCGAGACTGGTTAGCCCGCTTTCCCACCGCAATCGTCCAGAAGCCTATCGAAATTAACCATGTGAAAGCTCCCCAGCTGCCCCCTCTGACGATCGGTATTGTGATCATCCCTCCGAGGAAGACCGGAATGGGTGAGAAACCACCTGAAATCGCATCTTCCGACGGTCCAGCGGCGTCAGATAAACGATAGTCACTCTATGAACGCGTGGCCATCCATTTCTGCCATTGCGCCTTTACCCCGTCTTATCTGGACACTATGGCCCTTTAATCTTCGTAAATTGCTAAGATCGGGCGAAATCTGTTGACCCAATACGGGGAAACGACGAAACTAAGGAAATACCTTTTATTTCTCGTCTTTTTTCCTTTCATGACGCGGCAGCCACTCATCCTCCTTGGCGATCCTTGCTGGCCGTCATGCGCTGATAGGGAGTTCATGATCATGTTCTCATCATCCCTTAAGGTGATCCCGAACAGGCCCGTGAAACGGTCGCCAGGCTTTACGCTTGTCGAATTGTTAGTGGTCATTGCCATCATCGGTGTTCTTATCGCCTTGTTATTGCCGGCGGTTCAGCAAGCTCGTGAGGCTGCTCGCCGCATGAGTTGTTCCAACCAGATGAAGCAAATCGGTATCGCCATACACAACTATCACGATACGCATCTTCAGTTTCCTCCAGGTGCCATTAGTGGCCATGTCACCTGCGTGAATGGAACCACTCCGCTAGGCGGCAACGGCAACGAATGCAACCAGACGTTCGCCCCGTGGACGGTGCTCATTCTTCCCTTTGTGGAACAGAACAATCTTCACGATAAGTTCGACTTCACACGAATCTTTTCTCCCTTTAGTTCCAGCTGTTCGTCACCCAACAAACAATACCAGTTTGAACCACTGGACATGTACAAGTGCCCGTCCGATCCAAACTCAGGCGGAGATGCCCCGACGCTCAATTACCTGGCATGCCAAGGTGGTGGCGACCCAAGCACCGTCAATGCGGAACTTCATGTTGCTTGTGCAGGTACCAGTAGTCCCACGCGTTATTTTTTCACCAACGGCATGTTCTACAACAACTCGACGACCCGGTTCAGCGATGTGACCGATGGAACGACCAACACGTTTATGGTGGGCGAATCGATGTATCACTTCCTCTTGGGTTCGCACCCGGGGATTGCGAGTCGCGAAACGAGCTGGGCTTCGGGCCAGTTAGTCAACTCGGTCTTTGGTACCTCGATCACGCTGTGCGCCTCGGCGAACCCCATCAATAGCGCTGTGCCGATTTCCACTTCGCATCAACTGGCCGAGATGACGTCGACCTATGGTAGCCGTCACCCAGGCGGCTGCATGTTTACCTTGGGAGACGCTTCGGTGCGATTCTTCAGCGAAAATATGGACCTGGCCGTTTACCGTTCGCTAGGTCGACGTGGCGATGGCGGACCGATCGGAGGCTACGCCCCGTGATCTTTACTTGGCATCATTTCAATCGTGGGCAGGGGCTACTGTGGCCAATGGTGGCGACATGCGTGGCGCTGATCGCCACCGTTGGCTGTAGTTATCGGGACGATGGTCCCAAGCGATATCGCGTCTCCGGCGATGTCCTCTACGATGGAAAGCCACTTCCGGCCGGCAAAGTTTTCTTTACGCCTGACACCGCAGCCGGCAACAGCGGGCCGGGTGGATACACCGACATCGTCGATGGCCACTACGATACCAACTCGGCCCATGCCAAAGGAGTCGTGCCGGGTCCCCATACCGTACGCGTCGAAGGATTCGACGGGCAGTCTTCCGCCCGCAACGACTTTCATCCCAAAGGCAACATGCTGTTTCCTGTCTACCGCGATGAAATCGACGTGCCAGAAGAAGCATCTCAGCACGACTTCGATATTCCGTTGAATCCCAAGTAGACGGCAGTCAACCTAGTCGAGACAAGTATGGCATGAGCGCTATCATATTAGCATTATGCTATTAACATCTCTTTGATACTGAGATACTCGTCTTGAGTATCTATCACCCAATCTTTGTGAAATCCCACAGATCGCAACGAATCTCATCAAAATTGCGAATTGGGCATAGCCCGAACTGCATTCTTCTGTCTTCTCCACCCGAAAAGGGATTTTACCCGATAACTCTCGGCCTTTACGCGATTTTCTTAATGTCAGATTTTTATCCAGGTTTTCATTGACCCGATTCGCAATTTTGGTAACACTGAGCGAGTCCTCCTTTTGGCGTTCGTTCGTCCCCCATTGGCGATGCGTCTTCGTGCCCGTATCTATTGGTATTTGACCGCATCAGTTCAATGTATTTCTATATCTATCTAATCCTGGAGACTCCTCATGTTTGTGTCGTTTCGTTCTAGGGTGCCTACCCGTCATGCATTCACATTGGTCGAACTTTTGGTGGTGATTGCCATCATCGGTGTGCTGATTGCACTCTTACTTCCCGCAGTTCAACAGGCTCGAGAGGCCGCGCGGCGGATGTCATGCTCGAACAATATGAAACAGCTCGCTCTTGCGTGCCATAACTATCACGATACCTTCGGCAAGTTCCCGCTCAGCTACAGCAACGGTGGTTACGACGTGAACAACAAAGGAACCAGTTGGCTACGTGAGACGCTCCCCTTCGTTGAACAAGCAAACTTGTACGACGCGATCGATTTCAATTACGGCGTTGGAAACGATCCCGAAAACACCGCGTCCACGTGGTATACCGATCCCACCCAAGGCTCAAATACCTGGGTTGCCCAGCATAGTATCGAGGCATTTCTGTGCCCTAGCGATGGGCTACACGACGACGGAAAGAGAAAGAGCCGGGCCAACATCGACGGCAACGCGGCCATGGGCGTGAACAACTACAAAGGCGTCTGCGGTGCCAACTGGCAATGGGGCACTTGGATTGTGAACTCCGGCCAGCATGCCGTTACGTCTTGGGGAGTGTCTGGCGATGGGCTAAATCAAGGCAATGGTATTTTCTTCCGCGGTGGCTCAGCTCCGTGCAAAACGGACATGGCCGATATAAAGGATGGTACATCCAACACCTACATGATCGGTGAATCCATTCCTGCCTACTGCAATCACACTTGGTGGTGGTGGTTTAACGGAACGACGGGAACTTGTGCGGTTCCTCCCAATCCGTTGGCCCAGAAGTCGACATGTCAGACCGGTAATCGAAATGCTGATCTGTTGTGTGCCCACGATGATTGGCCAAACAACTACTCGTTCATGAGTTCTCACCCTGGCGGACTTCAGTTTGCCTATGCCGACGGAAGTGTTTCCTTTGTGGCTGAAACGATCGACATCGCCGTATATCGAAACAATGCCACGATGGCTGGTGGCGAAGTGAATTCCAATTAGGTTCTCTTCCCTGATCAATGCTGAGTTCTGCTTATCTCCACCACGGCAGCTTGCCAACGACACCAGGCTGTCAGAAACACTTGCCTCGAGAAACTCATGAATCCTAATCGCTTGCTTGCTGGTTTATTGACAATTGGATTGGGCGTAACAGCGCTCGCTTGCAACTCGGAAGGGCCGAGTCCCGTTACGGTTTCGGTCACCTACAAAGGCGAACCGGTCCAGGATGTTCGCGTAAATCTACTCAATAGCAATGGAAAGTCTGCATTCGCATTCACCGACGAAACGGGCAAGGCAGAAAGCTTTACAAGTACGGCACCCGGCGGAGGTGTTCTGCCGGGAGAATACACCATGACCTTAGCTCCCAACCAAGAGATCCCTGCATCGGATGCAGGCGCCGCTGCGTATGCCGCCCCTAAAACAAAGCTTTCGTTCCCTAAAAAATACGCTTCCGATAGTTCGTCCGACGCGAAGGTAAACGTCACTTCAGACGGAAACAACGAGTTTCAACTGGAACTCACCGACTAAGGCTTGACTTTAAAACGAGTTGGCCCGGATCGATTTCCTTTTGCAGTTCTGGCCGAGAAACGGACGACAGGCAA from Bremerella alba carries:
- a CDS encoding DUF1559 domain-containing protein, translated to MFSSSLKVIPNRPVKRSPGFTLVELLVVIAIIGVLIALLLPAVQQAREAARRMSCSNQMKQIGIAIHNYHDTHLQFPPGAISGHVTCVNGTTPLGGNGNECNQTFAPWTVLILPFVEQNNLHDKFDFTRIFSPFSSSCSSPNKQYQFEPLDMYKCPSDPNSGGDAPTLNYLACQGGGDPSTVNAELHVACAGTSSPTRYFFTNGMFYNNSTTRFSDVTDGTTNTFMVGESMYHFLLGSHPGIASRETSWASGQLVNSVFGTSITLCASANPINSAVPISTSHQLAEMTSTYGSRHPGGCMFTLGDASVRFFSENMDLAVYRSLGRRGDGGPIGGYAP
- a CDS encoding SPFH domain-containing protein, translating into MTWLLMGLVCGLMVYVFFRVVLTAFYIIPPDQRAVITTFGRAERLSEEFVEPLDDPNLSEDEKKRYTYPKVRVVGPGGPYFKMPWQKVHKVSVATRSVDLVWDPTKKQETIEAVTKDNLTTGVNGQIRYRVDENNLYAFLFGVSSPLEHIMGYFVSVLRERIATFSDPKGASLLAKPTDDEDEGQTSVYLSEGVSINDLRKNLPLLNSYMEDQCRCTPGRYGVELDAALITSIDPPPEVDRALSAINSTRNQVAADLSTAQADAEQQITMSKRAVDIASNNAQAEVAPLRELARTLTQIKQEGESTALHAYLRDLKVPLLSRAVSVVQTREEK
- a CDS encoding DUF1559 domain-containing protein, producing the protein MFVSFRSRVPTRHAFTLVELLVVIAIIGVLIALLLPAVQQAREAARRMSCSNNMKQLALACHNYHDTFGKFPLSYSNGGYDVNNKGTSWLRETLPFVEQANLYDAIDFNYGVGNDPENTASTWYTDPTQGSNTWVAQHSIEAFLCPSDGLHDDGKRKSRANIDGNAAMGVNNYKGVCGANWQWGTWIVNSGQHAVTSWGVSGDGLNQGNGIFFRGGSAPCKTDMADIKDGTSNTYMIGESIPAYCNHTWWWWFNGTTGTCAVPPNPLAQKSTCQTGNRNADLLCAHDDWPNNYSFMSSHPGGLQFAYADGSVSFVAETIDIAVYRNNATMAGGEVNSN
- a CDS encoding hemolysin family protein, whose product is MLSVKLKPMGTFELLIIALMIAFNSVFAAYEIALASIGLGRLHALVDEKRHGAAAALRMKENMEASLAVVQLGITLVAAVAAATGGAGAAEKVEPMLIEAGFSGTIAALLAITLVVAPLTMITILFGELVPKVFALKNKEWICLKLSPPMEWFSYAVWPAVWFFERSVTGIVSLFGKGQSSEGNVSEAAIRELRGAASLARISKLIGRREEGIIVSASRLSATPLSDIMLPTEYVGMLPADETMENALQLAYQTMHTRYPVTLQPGSPQQITGYVNLKDIVAEETNGNANQKVSTLTRPIISFTAKASVSECLERLMRERQHIALVREDDRVVGIVTLEDIVEEIIGEIHDEFDRLPTYVRRSGDGWIAGGFASLHHLQHVSGLTLKPVSEKPVLNVNDWILEHLTDPPTHGMTFQDENRRVVVRKTKGALVREAFIYSLPEEN
- a CDS encoding glycosyltransferase family 39 protein: MDLEASSSVWTRWFWIFALTHVVVWSLMPILTAANAPLDTIEMIYWGNQWQWGYYKHPPLPAWLAAGSSNVFSDPAWASYIVAQACILACLWAVWEVVRDRNQPWIALAAAALLEACAFYNFTTIELNNNMVRRAMTALTVLFLYWAITKGRLAYWAAAGVFVALGMLSKYDHGMLVLSLVVFAAIHPQVRGLWKTPGPYVLIGVSLLLFAPHIWWMVENDFITLKYIQDRTHTEPNAWNHLWMPARFLGEQLGSIAGMLIGSMALLGFFWKWRTDLNEKDRLARDYLLAVVVGPLSIAVFASLATGGMIRSMLGAPIWIFLPALLVMCFERRRQDPLTCGRVAVACATLSVIFAIAVGVRNTYGTAIREKYLRVDYPGDQLAAEVQLRWQSVGQVGQPPTIAGSWWPAGNASVYADRPVDVYPECNPHCAPWIDETNIHDRGAVVVWENSEVSPPHIRDWLARFPTAIVQKPIEINHVKAPQLPPLTIGIVIIPPRKTGMGEKPPEIASSDGPAASDKR
- a CDS encoding SPFH domain-containing protein — encoded protein: MFFFGIFVGLVTIPILLKLATSFGLYVIVHECEAQVYTLFGKVIGTIDEPGLHLPISKFGLGALLVPLFGKRHVVSTALRQHYLRGQMVNSEEGTPMGVGLWYEMEVNDPVAYLFINTNPEGSLQANVASSAISTLSNLEMDKMLEDRHSLSRTVRATVSPLSEKWGYRLGSVYIRKVFFTDVQMVHNITDKVVKRLIQVTSAMKQDGENRVGLIKSETAKEVSQKMAEAGAMRPDIVGKMLNEIGKNDPEILESVLEVMEVERLLDSKAEVSIIPRGANVLFNLNSGNGKSSGTQYVQAEN